A region from the Euryarchaeota archaeon genome encodes:
- a CDS encoding succinylglutamate desuccinylase/aspartoacylase family protein has translation MARRGRLAGVALFVSLGLLAPLVGAQAPEPPSVSSDLGAAKVYPIYPYLTAEMQSLAADHKDIARLHSAGQSGKGMELWYMEVADFEAASRVPIHEREVLYIDGGTHANEYIGVIFVMQWLRTLLAGYGSNATATWVVENRHTIILPLVNPEGSMNGVGRLNDNRVNINRNYPIGWGDVVEDPALNYGGPYPASEPETRAVIGVWERFDPDFILSIHCCGNLWLYPYGIEGREPHPDDKAVFEKICNDVLYDVRKDCGPTWSTIYPASGITSDSGYALVGANSWSYEMKSTTFDGEPSEVPQGVWGPPAYTAPIEELQKESWRAVEHAFLNVHLYGGHAEASIVSVATDAVTLEVRNTGFGNLTNAKITVGDALGNLRSNLIPRLGAGESATIVVAGAFRAGAFPVTLSYQKRPIDTKMGASKLQLGVTGGGDALVGVLDHGSPIAVTGAAALEIGSQTPSRVPGFEAWIVVGALAAVSFSRRKR, from the coding sequence ATGGCGCGGCGCGGCCGATTGGCGGGTGTCGCGCTCTTTGTTTCCCTGGGCCTTCTCGCCCCGCTCGTCGGCGCACAGGCGCCGGAGCCACCGTCCGTCTCGAGCGACCTCGGGGCGGCGAAGGTCTATCCCATCTATCCTTACCTCACGGCCGAGATGCAATCGCTCGCCGCCGATCACAAGGACATAGCGCGGCTCCATTCCGCCGGACAATCGGGAAAAGGCATGGAACTCTGGTACATGGAGGTCGCCGATTTCGAGGCGGCAAGTCGAGTCCCCATCCATGAACGCGAAGTCCTCTACATCGACGGAGGCACGCACGCCAACGAGTACATCGGCGTCATCTTCGTGATGCAGTGGCTTCGCACGCTTCTTGCCGGTTACGGTTCGAACGCGACGGCCACCTGGGTAGTCGAGAACCGCCACACGATAATCCTCCCGCTCGTCAACCCCGAGGGCTCGATGAACGGCGTTGGCCGCCTAAACGACAACCGCGTCAACATCAACCGCAATTACCCGATAGGATGGGGCGATGTGGTCGAGGATCCGGCCCTGAACTACGGCGGGCCGTATCCGGCGAGCGAGCCGGAGACGCGCGCCGTCATCGGTGTCTGGGAGCGCTTCGACCCCGATTTCATCCTCAGCATCCACTGCTGCGGCAACCTCTGGCTCTACCCGTACGGCATCGAGGGCCGAGAACCCCATCCGGACGACAAGGCGGTCTTCGAGAAGATTTGCAACGACGTCTTGTACGACGTGCGCAAAGACTGCGGCCCCACGTGGTCCACCATCTATCCGGCAAGCGGCATCACGAGCGACTCGGGTTACGCACTGGTTGGCGCGAACTCCTGGAGTTACGAGATGAAGTCCACGACGTTCGACGGGGAGCCGTCCGAGGTTCCGCAGGGCGTTTGGGGTCCGCCCGCATACACCGCTCCGATCGAAGAACTCCAGAAGGAGAGTTGGCGCGCGGTGGAGCATGCGTTCCTCAACGTCCACCTCTACGGAGGCCACGCGGAGGCGTCGATCGTCTCGGTCGCCACCGACGCGGTGACGCTTGAGGTGAGGAACACGGGCTTTGGAAACCTAACGAACGCGAAGATCACGGTGGGGGACGCCCTGGGGAATCTCCGCTCGAACCTCATCCCACGCCTTGGGGCCGGTGAGAGCGCGACGATAGTCGTGGCCGGTGCCTTCCGCGCGGGCGCGTTCCCGGTCACCCTCTCCTACCAGAAGCGCCCAATCGACACGAAGATGGGCGCCTCGAAGCTACAGCTCGGCGTGACGGGCGGTGGAGACGCCCTCGTCGGAGTGCTCGATCACGGATCGCCGATCGCTGTCACCGGCGCGGCGGCCCTGGAGATCGGCTCCCAAACGCCGTCGAGGGTGCCGGGGTTCGAGGCGTGGATAGTGGTCGGGGCGTTGGCGGCGGTCTCGTTTTCACGCCGGAAGCGCTGA
- a CDS encoding 4Fe-4S dicluster domain-containing protein: MTLKSMENFAIEIGDSPKQLFVYPDKCVGCHLCSYACSLNKFGILSKTKTAIRIVKKDGAWEFPNYCIQCEDKTCMKVCPTDALFWDKEKGYVELHKDDCIGCGLCVVKCAYDAIAFEDREVVKCNLCGGDPACVKVCPTEAIMFESSNPQKEIERERQGKEYIADVAPALHLTPPKLKDIVARSNAKGIKFPTPHEVKARKGMR, from the coding sequence GTGACCCTCAAGTCGATGGAGAATTTCGCCATCGAGATCGGAGACTCGCCGAAACAGCTCTTCGTCTATCCCGACAAGTGCGTCGGCTGCCACCTTTGCAGTTACGCGTGCTCTCTCAACAAGTTCGGCATACTCTCGAAGACGAAGACCGCCATCCGGATCGTCAAGAAGGACGGCGCGTGGGAGTTCCCGAACTATTGCATCCAATGCGAGGACAAGACCTGTATGAAGGTCTGCCCGACGGATGCGCTTTTCTGGGACAAGGAGAAAGGATACGTCGAGCTCCACAAGGACGACTGCATCGGGTGCGGCCTCTGCGTGGTGAAGTGCGCGTACGACGCGATCGCGTTCGAGGACAGGGAGGTCGTGAAGTGCAACCTCTGCGGCGGCGACCCGGCGTGCGTCAAGGTATGCCCAACGGAGGCGATAATGTTCGAATCATCGAACCCGCAAAAAGAGATCGAGCGCGAACGCCAAGGCAAAGAGTACATCGCCGACGTGGCACCCGCTCTCCATCTTACGCCTCCAAAACTCAAGGACATCGTCGCAAGGTCGAACGCGAAGGGCATCAAGTTCCCGACCCCGCATGAAGTGAAGGCCAGGAAGGGGATGAGGTAG